A genomic region of Herbaspirillum sp. DW155 contains the following coding sequences:
- a CDS encoding sugar ABC transporter permease, with amino-acid sequence MNKPYNNKAWFFILPVFLTVAFSAIIPLMTVVNYSVQDIISPEQKVFVGLDWFREVMRDGELHAALLRQLIFSFCVLLVQIPLGIGLALAMPHKGWKSSATLVILAMPLLIPWNVVGTIWQIFGRADIGLGGYLLNLLGIDYNYASNSLDAWLTVLVMDVWHWTPLVALLAFAGLRSIPDAYYQAAQIDGASRWAVFRFIQLPKMRGVLVIAVLLRFMDSFMIYTEPFVLTGGGPGNSTTFLSQYLTQKAVGQFDLGPAAAFSLIYFLIILLLSFVLYNWMQSAGNNANASGGQHE; translated from the coding sequence ATGAACAAGCCCTACAACAACAAGGCCTGGTTCTTCATCCTCCCGGTCTTTCTGACGGTGGCCTTCTCGGCCATCATTCCGCTGATGACGGTGGTCAACTATTCGGTGCAGGACATCATCAGTCCCGAGCAGAAAGTCTTCGTGGGTCTGGACTGGTTCCGCGAGGTCATGCGCGACGGCGAGCTGCATGCGGCGCTGCTGCGTCAGCTGATCTTTTCCTTCTGCGTGCTGCTGGTGCAGATCCCGCTGGGCATCGGCCTGGCGCTGGCGATGCCGCACAAGGGCTGGAAGTCCTCGGCCACGCTGGTGATCCTGGCCATGCCGCTGCTGATTCCCTGGAACGTGGTCGGCACCATCTGGCAGATCTTCGGCCGTGCCGACATCGGCCTGGGTGGCTACCTGCTCAACCTGCTGGGCATCGACTACAACTACGCCTCCAATTCGCTGGACGCCTGGCTGACCGTGCTGGTGATGGACGTCTGGCACTGGACGCCGCTGGTGGCGCTGCTGGCTTTTGCCGGGCTGCGCTCGATTCCGGATGCCTACTACCAGGCCGCGCAGATCGATGGCGCCAGCCGTTGGGCGGTGTTCCGTTTCATCCAGCTGCCCAAGATGCGCGGCGTGCTGGTGATCGCGGTGCTGCTGCGTTTCATGGACAGCTTCATGATCTACACCGAGCCCTTCGTGCTCACCGGTGGCGGTCCCGGCAACTCGACTACCTTCCTGAGCCAGTACCTCACGCAGAAAGCCGTGGGCCAGTTCGACCTCGGACCGGCGGCCGCCTTCTCGCTGATCTACTTCCTC
- a CDS encoding ABC transporter ATP-binding protein → MTLELKQVAKTVGAETHLYPLDLNLAKGGINVLLGPTQAGKTSLMRIIAGLDKPTAGRVLVDGQDVTGVGVRERNLAMVYQQFINYPGLTVFENIAAPLRLQKQPAQTITQRVNEIAEKLHIAHLLQRLPLELSGGQQQRCALARALIKRAPLVLLDEPLVNLDYKLREELRSELISLFATGDTTVVYATTEPQEALLLGGHTAVMHEGRLLQFAPTLELFNSPASTQVAAIFNDPPMNLLEATAISSAHGVAAIRMNDGSVLEIAGRQLALSEGQPCKLGIRCNDVRLEALSAPGVSLGCSVSLAELSGSETYLHLRHGDVPLVAQLSGVHEVAIGSTVQVSIAAAKAFLFDTQGRLLSAPLETR, encoded by the coding sequence GTGACCCTGGAACTGAAACAAGTGGCCAAGACGGTCGGTGCCGAAACGCACCTCTATCCGCTTGACCTGAACCTTGCCAAAGGCGGCATCAATGTCCTGCTGGGGCCGACCCAGGCGGGCAAGACGTCGCTCATGCGCATCATCGCCGGGCTCGACAAGCCCACCGCAGGACGCGTGCTGGTCGATGGCCAGGACGTGACCGGCGTGGGCGTGCGCGAGCGCAACCTGGCGATGGTGTACCAGCAATTCATCAACTATCCCGGCCTGACGGTGTTCGAGAACATCGCCGCGCCGCTGCGTCTGCAGAAGCAGCCGGCACAGACCATCACCCAGCGCGTCAACGAGATCGCCGAGAAGCTGCACATCGCCCATCTGCTGCAACGTCTGCCGCTGGAACTCTCCGGCGGCCAGCAGCAGCGCTGCGCACTGGCACGTGCGCTCATCAAGCGCGCGCCGCTGGTGCTGCTGGATGAACCGCTGGTCAACCTCGACTACAAGCTGCGCGAGGAATTGCGCAGCGAACTGATTTCTCTCTTTGCCACCGGCGACACCACCGTGGTCTATGCCACCACCGAGCCGCAGGAAGCACTGCTGCTGGGCGGGCACACCGCCGTGATGCACGAGGGCCGCCTGCTGCAGTTCGCGCCGACGCTGGAACTGTTCAACAGTCCGGCCTCCACGCAGGTGGCCGCGATCTTCAATGATCCGCCGATGAACCTGCTGGAGGCCACGGCCATCTCCTCTGCGCATGGCGTGGCGGCGATCCGCATGAACGACGGTAGCGTGCTGGAAATCGCCGGCCGCCAGCTGGCCTTGTCCGAAGGCCAGCCCTGCAAGCTGGGCATCCGCTGCAACGACGTGCGCCTGGAAGCGCTCAGCGCACCGGGCGTGAGCCTGGGATGCAGCGTGTCGCTGGCCGAACTCTCCGGTTCCGAAACTTACCTGCACCTGCGCCATGGCGATGTGCCGCTGGTGGCGCAGCTGTCGGGCGTGCATGAAGTGGCCATCGGCAGCACGGTGCAAGTGAGCATCGCCGCCGCCAAGGCTTTCCTGTTCGATACACAAGGGCGCCTGTTGAGCGCTCCGCTGGAGACTCGCTGA
- a CDS encoding ABC transporter ATP-binding protein, with protein sequence MARIEFKNLGHAYGSNPASLKDYALQPMNMVWEDGGAYALLGPSGCGKSTLLNIISGLLQPSEGQVLFDGRDMTRMATRERNIAQVFQFPVLYDTMSVFDNLAFPLRNRKMPEREVQARVREIAEMLDLTRDLKQRAAGLSADAKQKISLGRGLVRKDVAAILFDEPLTVIDPHMKWELRQKLKEIHHQLKLTLIYVTHDQVEALTFADEVVVMTEGKVVQQGKPEALFLRPDHTFVGYFIGSPGMNFCPVRVEGDAVLLGHQRVQVEAAQLQALKNSNGDLKLGIRPEFVELAAPGTAGAVSAEITQVQHLGTSQLVTAQCEGMSVKARVAPEMKIATGPHWLRLAKPETIYFSNDQRIGR encoded by the coding sequence ATGGCCCGCATCGAATTCAAGAACCTCGGCCACGCCTACGGCAGCAACCCGGCCAGCCTCAAGGATTACGCCCTGCAACCCATGAACATGGTGTGGGAAGACGGTGGCGCCTACGCCTTGCTCGGTCCCTCGGGCTGCGGCAAGTCCACGCTGCTCAATATCATTTCCGGTCTGCTGCAGCCCTCCGAAGGGCAGGTGCTCTTCGATGGCCGCGACATGACCCGCATGGCCACGCGCGAGCGCAACATCGCCCAGGTGTTCCAGTTCCCGGTGCTGTACGACACCATGAGCGTGTTCGACAACCTGGCCTTCCCCCTGCGCAACCGCAAGATGCCCGAGCGCGAAGTGCAGGCGCGCGTGCGCGAGATCGCCGAGATGCTCGATCTCACCCGCGACCTCAAGCAGCGCGCCGCCGGTCTGTCGGCCGATGCCAAGCAAAAGATTTCGCTGGGCCGTGGCCTGGTGCGCAAGGACGTGGCGGCGATCCTGTTCGATGAACCGTTGACGGTGATCGATCCCCACATGAAGTGGGAACTGCGCCAGAAGTTGAAGGAAATCCACCATCAGCTCAAGCTCACCCTCATCTACGTCACCCACGACCAGGTGGAAGCACTGACCTTCGCCGATGAAGTGGTGGTGATGACCGAGGGCAAGGTGGTGCAGCAGGGCAAGCCGGAGGCCTTGTTCCTGCGTCCCGATCACACCTTCGTCGGCTATTTCATCGGCAGCCCCGGCATGAACTTCTGCCCGGTGCGCGTGGAAGGCGATGCGGTCCTGCTGGGTCACCAGCGCGTGCAGGTCGAGGCCGCGCAATTGCAGGCCTTGAAGAACAGCAATGGAGACCTGAAGCTGGGCATCCGTCCCGAGTTCGTCGAACTGGCCGCGCCCGGCACGGCCGGTGCGGTCAGTGCCGAGATCACCCAGGTGCAGCACCTGGGCACCAGTCAGCTGGTGACGGCACAGTGCGAGGGCATGAGCGTGAAGGCCCGCGTTGCGCCCGAGATGAAGATCGCCACCGGCCCGCACTGGCTGCGGCTGGCCAAGCCCGAGACGATCTACTTCAGCAACGACCAGAGAATAGGACGCTAA
- the glpD gene encoding glycerol-3-phosphate dehydrogenase, with protein sequence MTLEYDLLVVGGGINGAGIARDAAGRGLRVLLCEQHDLAQHTSSASTKLIHGGLRYLEYYEFKLVRKALQEREVLLRSAPHIIWPLRFVMPHDASQRPAWMIRAGLFMYDHLARREILPPSEGANLSRHAAGQPLKGDYRKGFVYSDGWVDDARLVVLNAMDAQEHGARILTRTKCISARREGNLWHAVLEQQHAGGVQQEEVRARAIVNAAGPWAARFAQSVPQARTGRSLRLIKGSHIVVKRLFDHPYAYIFQNPDKRIIFAIPYQEEFTLIGTTDLEYHGDAGKVEIDAQEIEYLCEMANRYFKRQISQADVVWTYSGVRPLLDDSAENASAITRDYLLECDDAGAPMLNVWGGKITTYRKLAEEALSMLAPHLGASSKPWTAGAPLPGGDLEQPGKMVARYDFDAWLRKFQARHPWLPVELAHRYARSYGSRVEQIIGQADSLAALGEELTPGLYEAEARYLVQHEWARGADDILWRRSKLGLHCGPQHRGRLEAWLASVPDPAAPVPH encoded by the coding sequence ATGACGCTCGAATATGATCTCTTGGTGGTCGGCGGCGGCATCAACGGCGCGGGCATCGCGCGCGATGCGGCCGGCCGCGGCCTGCGGGTGCTGCTGTGCGAACAGCATGACCTGGCCCAGCATACTTCCTCGGCCAGCACCAAGCTCATCCACGGCGGCCTGCGCTACCTCGAGTACTACGAATTCAAGCTGGTGCGCAAGGCACTGCAGGAACGCGAAGTGCTGCTGCGCTCGGCACCGCACATCATCTGGCCGCTGCGCTTCGTCATGCCGCACGACGCCAGCCAGCGCCCGGCCTGGATGATCCGCGCCGGCCTGTTCATGTACGACCACCTCGCCAGGCGCGAGATCCTGCCGCCCTCCGAAGGCGCCAACCTGAGCCGCCACGCCGCTGGTCAGCCGCTCAAGGGCGACTACCGCAAGGGCTTCGTCTATTCCGATGGCTGGGTCGATGATGCCCGCCTGGTGGTGTTGAATGCGATGGACGCGCAAGAACACGGTGCCCGCATCCTCACCCGCACCAAATGCATCAGCGCCCGCCGTGAAGGCAACCTCTGGCACGCCGTGCTGGAACAACAGCATGCCGGCGGCGTGCAGCAGGAAGAAGTGCGTGCCCGCGCCATCGTCAACGCCGCCGGCCCCTGGGCTGCGCGCTTTGCGCAGTCGGTGCCGCAGGCCAGGACCGGGCGCAGCCTGCGCCTGATCAAGGGCAGCCACATCGTGGTCAAGCGCCTGTTCGATCACCCTTACGCCTACATCTTCCAGAATCCGGACAAGCGCATCATCTTCGCCATCCCCTACCAGGAAGAATTCACCTTGATCGGCACCACCGATCTCGAATACCACGGCGATGCCGGCAAGGTCGAGATCGATGCGCAGGAGATCGAGTATCTCTGCGAGATGGCCAACCGCTATTTCAAGCGCCAGATCAGCCAGGCCGACGTGGTGTGGACCTACTCGGGCGTGCGTCCGCTGCTGGACGACAGCGCCGAGAATGCCTCGGCCATCACGCGCGACTACCTGCTCGAATGTGACGATGCCGGCGCCCCCATGCTCAACGTCTGGGGCGGCAAGATCACCACCTATCGCAAGCTGGCCGAAGAAGCGCTGTCCATGCTGGCCCCGCATCTGGGCGCATCGAGCAAGCCGTGGACGGCCGGTGCGCCGCTGCCCGGCGGCGACCTGGAACAGCCCGGCAAGATGGTGGCGCGCTATGACTTCGATGCCTGGCTGCGCAAGTTCCAGGCGCGCCATCCGTGGCTGCCGGTTGAGCTTGCCCATCGCTATGCACGCAGCTATGGTTCGCGCGTGGAGCAGATCATCGGCCAGGCCGACAGCCTGGCCGCGCTGGGCGAAGAACTGACACCGGGCCTCTACGAGGCCGAAGCGCGCTATCTGGTGCAACACGAATGGGCGCGCGGCGCGGACGACATCCTGTGGCGCAGGAGCAAGCTGGGCCTGCATTGCGGGCCGCAGCACAGAGGACGACTGGAGGCGTGGCTGGCCAGTGTGCCGGACCCCGCCGCCCCAGTCCCCCACTGA